In Oryza sativa Japonica Group chromosome 3, ASM3414082v1, one DNA window encodes the following:
- the LOC136355723 gene encoding stress response protein NST1, producing the protein MRNHNLLVPTTTTTSSSSSSSKNNAANKQQQQQEPPHLSGAYIRSLVKQLSSSSSTARSNKDHTTTMGTSKPHGCCHPQPDQQEPQTTPPPPQPQPQPHKKQVRRRLHTSRPYQERLLNMAEARREIVTALKIHRASMRQAKEQQQLLHLQHHHHHQQQEVVATQVAAAVQEQQIVEQAAASTRSSANSAAAAMHHGYASFSDYLYNSPLTHLSSSPAAYSSPVPYHAPPPPPMAAAAQAQLGHGDLLPLPAQPLGLNLSFHGFTSVVADVCDGDGGKQGSSTGCLEPYHPLLHQPSPASSYSVYSSPSVTTTAAAGGGQDMSPSALITTAENTSSQSQLAAAEIADPSLHRVLDDEEMAAIYSIGEQHDIEWSDTVNLVTSAWWSKLLDTVEGGAGAAASAVAAGGAVNASAAAAAAEEEEELTAARMAPDWFGGDGGHLVEHHQSSKESGSDVLGMHFGEYYHHGHGIGSYGEDVSLPRMDLGEIEGWNAEWFS; encoded by the exons ATGAGGAACCACAATCTACTAGttcctaccaccaccaccacttcctcctcctcctcctcttcaaaGAACAATGCTGCCaacaaacaacaacaacaacaagagcCACCACACCTCTCAGGGGCTTACATTAGGAGCCTTGTGAAGCAACTTAGCTCCTCATCATCTACTGCAAGATCCAACAAGGATCACACCACCACCATGGGCACCAGCAAACCACATGGTTGTTGCCATCCACAGCCAGACCAACAAGAGCCCCaaacaacaccaccaccaccacagccaCAGCCACAGCCACACAAGAAGCAGGTCAGGAGGAGGCTGCACACAAGCAGGCCTTACCAGGAGAGGCTACTCAACATGGCTGAGGCCAGGAGAGAGATTGTCACTGCCCTCAAGATCCACAGGGCCTCCATGAGACAAGCCAAGGAGCAGCAGCAATTGCTCCATctccaacaccaccaccaccaccagcagcaagaGGTTGTGGCGACTCAGGTAGCAGCAGCAGTGCAAGAACAACAAATAGTAGAGCAAGCAGCAGCAAGTACTAGATCATCAGCTAATTCTGCTGCTGCAGCTATGCATCACGGCTACGCTTCCTTCTCGGATTACCTCTACAACTCCCCACTCACACACTTATCCTCCTCACCTGCTGCTTACTCCTCTCCTGTCCCTTACCacgcaccaccacctcctcccatggcggccgccgcgcaGGCACAGCTCGGCCATGGTGATCTGCTGCCCCTCCCTGCACAGCCGCTAGGGCTAAACCTTAGCTTCCATGGCTTCACCagcgtcgtcgccgacgtctgcgacggcgacggcggcaagcaGGGTAGTAGCACCGGCTGTTTGGAACCTTATCATCCGCTGCTCCAccagccgtcgccggcgtcctcctACTCCGTCTACTCCTCCCcgtcggtgacgacgacggccgccgccggcggcggccaggacATGTCGCCGTCGGCCCTGATCACCACCGCGGAGAACACCAGCTCGCAGTCGCAGCTGGCGGCGGCCGAGATAGCCGACCCGTCGCTGCACCGGGTGCTGGACGACGAGGAGATGGCGGCCATCTACTCCATCGGGGAGCAGCACGACATCGAGTGGAGCGACACCGTCAACCTGGTCACCTCCGCGTGGTGGAGCAAGCTCCTCGACACCGTcgaaggcggcgccggcgcggcagcgtcggcggtggcggccggaggcgccgtgaacgcgtcggcggcggcggcggcggcggaggaggaggaggagctgacggcGGCGCGCATGGCGCCGGATTggttcggcggcgacggcggccacctGGTTGAGCATCACCAGAGCAGCAAAGAGAGCGGGTCTGACGTGCTGGGGATGCATTTCGGCGAGTACTACCACCATGGCCATGGAATTGGGAGCTACGGCGAAGACGTCTCCTTGCCGAG AATGGATCTAGGAGAAATTGAAGGATGGAATGCCGAGTGGTTCTCATGA